One part of the Nitrospirae bacterium YQR-1 genome encodes these proteins:
- the rpe gene encoding ribulose-phosphate 3-epimerase, with protein MVLIAPSILSANFLELGREIRDTEAAGADYFHIDVMDGSFVPNITIGYFVVEQVKKAATIPLDVHLMIERPDRYVKNFIDAGADILTVHLESDRHLHRTIAWIKEQGVKAGVSINPASPVSLLKDVIEDVDLVLIMSVNPGFGGQKFIPGTVKKLIQLKEMLREHGVNPIVEIDGGVSPKNIKTVVDAGADMAVMGSAFYTSGNYSKTIAEIRTLTGAK; from the coding sequence ATGGTATTAATAGCGCCTTCAATACTGTCTGCTAATTTTCTGGAGTTAGGCAGGGAAATACGGGATACAGAAGCGGCCGGGGCCGACTACTTCCACATAGATGTTATGGACGGCAGTTTTGTACCCAATATAACTATCGGTTACTTTGTGGTTGAGCAGGTTAAAAAGGCGGCAACCATTCCCCTTGACGTTCATCTTATGATAGAACGGCCTGACAGATATGTAAAAAACTTTATAGATGCAGGAGCGGATATTTTAACTGTACATCTTGAATCTGACAGACACCTTCACAGGACTATCGCATGGATAAAAGAGCAGGGAGTTAAGGCCGGTGTTTCCATTAACCCGGCAAGTCCAGTAAGCTTACTTAAGGATGTAATAGAGGATGTTGACCTTGTGCTCATAATGAGTGTAAATCCTGGATTTGGCGGCCAGAAGTTTATCCCCGGGACAGTTAAAAAGTTAATACAGTTAAAAGAAATGCTCAGAGAGCACGGCGTAAACCCAATAGTGGAAATAGACGGTGGAGTATCACCTAAAAACATAAAAACGGTGGTGGATGCCGGGGCTGACATGGCAGTCATGGGTTCTGCCTTTTATACATCCGGCAACTACAGTAAAACTATAGCGGAAATACGGACTTTAACCGGTGCAAAGTAA
- a CDS encoding DUF512 domain-containing protein, whose protein sequence is MGEFISNRVSAIQEGSVAGLADIRVSDEIMSVNGHKITDGIDLAFYSQDDKLEIILKRRNKIMSKNIEIENGTPLGIEIEPFKIRTCKNNCRFCFVSQMPKGFRKTLYVKDEDFRLSFLYGNYITLSNLTEYDKARIVEQRLSPLYISVHTTNSELRAKLMGNPALSDINREIQFFVKNKIKLHAQVVLCPGINDSDELDRTLNDLRKHYPFVLSIAVVPVGLTAFHRKKISPVTKEDAEKALRIITSHQKKCIKKHGEPIIYASDELYIKCGEKFPPLEHYGDLPQIENGVGMVPAFIHKASRFRTIKSPSKRKFITYTGVSFYPYLNEFALKLRKKTGIDLQVIPVENQVFGKTITVCGLLTGRDILRCMIDHIKGDETLLIPDVSLRSGKNVFLDDITTEFISEALNIKVQTIESTFEGLISALTE, encoded by the coding sequence ATGGGTGAATTTATTAGTAACAGAGTATCTGCAATACAGGAAGGTTCTGTGGCAGGGCTTGCCGACATAAGGGTTTCCGATGAGATAATGTCTGTAAATGGGCATAAAATTACAGATGGAATAGATCTGGCATTTTACTCTCAGGATGATAAACTTGAAATAATCTTAAAGCGGCGCAATAAAATCATGAGTAAGAATATTGAAATAGAAAATGGAACGCCTCTGGGTATTGAAATTGAGCCTTTTAAGATAAGAACGTGTAAAAACAACTGCCGGTTCTGTTTTGTTTCTCAGATGCCAAAGGGGTTTAGGAAAACTCTGTATGTTAAGGATGAGGATTTCAGGCTATCCTTTCTCTATGGCAATTACATAACACTTTCCAATCTGACGGAATATGATAAAGCCAGAATAGTGGAACAGCGTTTAAGTCCCCTCTACATATCGGTGCACACCACAAACAGTGAGTTAAGAGCCAAACTTATGGGTAATCCGGCTCTTTCTGACATAAACAGGGAGATTCAGTTTTTTGTTAAGAATAAGATTAAACTCCACGCTCAGGTAGTATTGTGCCCTGGCATAAATGACAGTGATGAGCTTGACCGGACTCTTAACGATCTGAGAAAGCACTACCCATTTGTGCTCTCCATAGCTGTAGTACCGGTAGGTTTAACAGCTTTTCACAGGAAAAAGATTTCACCGGTTACTAAAGAAGATGCTGAAAAAGCCCTCAGGATTATAACATCACATCAAAAAAAATGTATAAAAAAACACGGGGAACCCATAATATATGCTTCGGATGAGTTATACATAAAATGCGGGGAAAAGTTCCCTCCCCTTGAGCACTATGGTGATTTGCCGCAAATAGAAAATGGAGTAGGCATGGTGCCGGCATTTATTCATAAAGCCTCACGTTTCAGAACAATTAAGTCTCCATCAAAAAGGAAGTTCATCACCTATACCGGTGTTTCTTTTTATCCATACCTGAATGAGTTTGCACTTAAACTAAGAAAGAAAACAGGCATAGACTTACAGGTAATACCTGTTGAAAATCAGGTTTTCGGCAAGACAATAACAGTGTGCGGCCTCCTTACCGGTAGGGACATATTACGCTGCATGATAGACCACATAAAGGGTGATGAAACCTTGCTCATCCCTGATGTTTCTCTGAGATCAGGTAAAAACGTGTTTCTTGACGATATAACCACAGAGTTTATCTCTGAGGCATTAAATATTAAAGTCCAAACAATAGAGTCCACTTTTGAGGGACTTATATCCGCCCTTACGGAGTGA
- a CDS encoding TRL-like family protein produces the protein MKLISVVIVCLLLPVVFAGCGYISDGPSGWAVNNVKMPVAKGPAISGYKEGKGCIYAAFGMISVGDASIENAMRAGAIKEVYTIDTLTQSFFGTYTRQCTIVIGN, from the coding sequence ATGAAGTTAATCAGTGTTGTTATAGTTTGCTTGTTGCTGCCGGTTGTTTTTGCAGGGTGTGGATACATTTCCGACGGACCCTCAGGATGGGCGGTAAATAATGTGAAGATGCCTGTAGCCAAAGGCCCTGCCATCAGCGGCTATAAAGAAGGAAAAGGATGCATCTATGCTGCCTTTGGTATGATCTCTGTCGGAGATGCTTCAATAGAAAATGCTATGAGAGCCGGCGCCATAAAAGAAGTATATACCATTGATACTCTTACTCAAAGTTTTTTTGGCACTTACACCAGACAGTGCACCATTGTTATCGGCAATTAA
- a CDS encoding PASTA domain-containing protein, whose product MKALLRMVLFFFLFVIVSLVTGYVTFNALTSSKSITVPDLTGKSLLEATGILAGVKLFLKIEGEDYDSSVKAGQIMKQNIPPGNKIKEGRTISVVMSKGQNFTESDLKGLALDKAYETAAHNKTKIARVLEVHSDTHEKGTVIAQRPVSEEKGNAEVDLLVSAGHFVETYICPDFIGKTTEFADKIAGTIGIKTVISGSGSKIVSQKPNPDTIIKRGDSVSLQAEEEEQSNQNEEEL is encoded by the coding sequence GTGAAAGCGTTATTAAGAATGGTTTTGTTTTTTTTCTTATTTGTGATTGTCTCTCTGGTTACAGGGTATGTTACCTTTAACGCTCTTACATCAAGTAAAAGCATAACGGTACCGGACTTAACCGGTAAAAGCCTCCTGGAGGCAACAGGGATTTTAGCCGGTGTGAAGTTATTTTTAAAAATAGAAGGTGAGGACTATGACAGCAGCGTAAAGGCAGGGCAGATAATGAAGCAGAACATTCCCCCCGGCAACAAAATAAAAGAGGGCAGAACCATATCGGTGGTAATGAGTAAGGGGCAGAATTTCACGGAGTCCGACCTCAAGGGGCTTGCCCTGGATAAGGCATACGAAACAGCAGCTCATAACAAAACTAAGATAGCCCGCGTCCTTGAGGTACACTCCGATACCCATGAAAAGGGTACTGTGATTGCCCAGAGGCCGGTCTCAGAGGAAAAAGGCAATGCTGAGGTTGATCTGCTTGTAAGTGCCGGTCATTTTGTGGAAACCTATATATGTCCGGATTTTATAGGGAAAACGACCGAATTTGCCGACAAAATAGCCGGCACTATCGGTATTAAAACAGTAATTTCCGGCTCCGGCTCTAAAATTGTAAGCCAGAAACCAAACCCGGACACTATAATCAAACGAGGGGACTCTGTTTCTCTGCAAGCAGAAGAAGAGGAACAATCCAATCAGAATGAAGAGGAATTGTAA
- a CDS encoding tetratricopeptide repeat protein produces the protein MQSKTERYIEKALMYRDASEYNKAMMAYGRALKLCKNEDELRLRCLSDLADCQRMSGRFKKAADSYKQARDLSNALNDNTTALDCTVGWALALRACGLWEEAFQKIEEAHKGYIKGGDNSGIAFCTWAKGGTFRIQGDIKQAVELFEKARGMFETLEETPGVGYCHTGIGGAKRVAGDFAASLDNYTAANCIFKKLHDRFGVAYSYCGIGNALRMTGEFSGSRKYLKKALTIYKQIDDIVSSAYTLWSLGTLSLMQGRLSEAGVHFCEALKCFRKTSDVRGVAYVFLGKSQIELMYKRKRQAAAYLKKALNITGKYSFGIEHCHGTAIMAALDGNNGICHNELGIYDIGCSFPFNIP, from the coding sequence GTGCAAAGTAAGACGGAACGATATATAGAGAAGGCTCTGATGTACAGGGATGCCTCTGAGTATAACAAAGCCATGATGGCATACGGCAGGGCACTGAAGCTGTGTAAAAATGAAGATGAGCTGAGGCTCCGGTGTCTTTCCGACCTTGCCGACTGTCAACGTATGTCGGGTAGATTTAAAAAAGCCGCAGATAGTTATAAACAAGCACGGGATTTATCAAACGCCCTCAATGATAACACAACAGCCCTGGACTGTACCGTGGGGTGGGCGCTGGCCTTAAGAGCGTGTGGATTATGGGAAGAGGCGTTTCAAAAAATAGAAGAGGCCCATAAAGGATATATCAAGGGTGGAGACAACTCCGGTATCGCCTTTTGCACATGGGCAAAAGGCGGAACTTTCAGAATTCAGGGAGATATAAAGCAAGCCGTTGAGTTATTTGAAAAAGCGAGGGGAATGTTTGAAACACTTGAGGAAACTCCCGGTGTTGGCTACTGCCATACCGGCATAGGTGGGGCAAAGCGTGTGGCAGGGGATTTTGCCGCCTCACTAGATAACTACACAGCGGCAAACTGTATCTTTAAAAAACTACACGACCGCTTTGGAGTAGCTTATTCGTACTGCGGCATTGGCAATGCCTTACGTATGACGGGGGAGTTTTCGGGAAGCAGAAAATATTTAAAAAAAGCTCTAACCATTTATAAACAAATAGATGACATTGTGAGCTCTGCATATACCCTTTGGAGCCTTGGTACACTCTCTCTGATGCAGGGAAGGCTCTCTGAGGCCGGAGTGCACTTTTGTGAGGCTCTTAAGTGTTTCAGGAAAACGTCGGATGTGCGCGGAGTGGCGTATGTTTTTTTAGGGAAATCACAGATTGAGTTAATGTATAAAAGAAAACGTCAGGCTGCTGCATATTTGAAAAAAGCGCTAAATATAACCGGTAAGTACTCATTTGGTATAGAGCACTGTCACGGGACGGCAATAATGGCTGCATTGGACGGAAATAACGGCATATGTCACAATGAACTGGGGATTTATGACATTGGCTGCTCTTTTCCTTTCAACATACCATAA
- a CDS encoding response regulator codes for MYKVLLIEDEEATRKHLAKYIEKELFEVIQAENGLIAMELFHMEHPQIVLTDLKMPGIGGMEVVRTIREISAETEIIVFTGHGDVDTAITALREGVLDYLKKPIDLNILTIALGRAKEKINMRKKEIFIPNILLVEDEGIPRTWLKYVLEKEDWKVLEASNGEAALTIFTLIKMDIVLLDIKMPKMNGLEALHLMRSINDDFEAIIISGHCDEHSAIQAMRDGAMSFLKKPVDLDQLILLVEKAIKKLQNDRELKYRTRELKLAQEIIAQITNEGEVPAINCKTIVEQAMILAQKSLSGSQVLNK; via the coding sequence ATGTATAAGGTTTTGTTGATAGAGGATGAGGAAGCAACCAGAAAACATTTAGCAAAATATATTGAGAAGGAGCTGTTTGAGGTAATACAGGCGGAAAATGGGTTAATTGCAATGGAGCTGTTTCACATGGAACATCCTCAAATAGTGCTGACAGACCTTAAGATGCCGGGTATAGGCGGCATGGAGGTAGTTCGTACGATTAGAGAAATATCCGCAGAGACAGAGATAATTGTCTTTACCGGCCATGGTGATGTGGATACAGCTATAACAGCCCTTCGTGAAGGTGTTTTGGACTATTTGAAAAAACCGATAGACCTTAATATTCTTACTATAGCTCTTGGGCGGGCAAAAGAAAAGATCAATATGAGGAAAAAAGAAATATTTATTCCTAACATTCTTTTAGTTGAGGATGAGGGAATACCCCGCACCTGGCTGAAGTATGTATTAGAAAAAGAGGATTGGAAAGTGTTGGAAGCTTCAAACGGTGAGGCTGCACTTACTATTTTTACTCTTATAAAGATGGACATAGTCCTTTTAGATATTAAAATGCCAAAAATGAACGGACTTGAGGCATTGCATCTAATGCGTAGCATCAATGATGACTTTGAGGCAATAATAATATCAGGGCATTGTGATGAGCACTCAGCGATACAAGCAATGCGGGATGGAGCGATGAGTTTTTTAAAAAAACCGGTTGATCTTGACCAATTGATACTCTTAGTGGAAAAGGCAATAAAAAAACTGCAAAATGACAGAGAACTGAAATATCGTACCCGTGAACTTAAACTTGCTCAAGAGATTATTGCTCAAATTACCAATGAGGGGGAAGTGCCGGCAATTAACTGCAAGACAATAGTTGAACAGGCAATGATTCTTGCACAAAAATCATTATCCGGAAGCCAGGTTTTAAATAAGTGA
- a CDS encoding response regulator, which produces MKNSNLKKYFENMTVSSRMMVFTCILTAIFLFTGFSGFPQLGAISGIIILIVLSYLFTGSLKRPLKAFYESIIGLSEGKLNDDIPYHGLNNEFGRIGVALEALRQIDIKEAKKTWMKESVTEIAQSLQKCTTYADFGNELTSKIAPVMGIIYGAYYVSNEARTELKWVGGYACGDTAAMRSFAWGEGVIGQVACDKATRELSFSSGQVVSTHIGPGALFVSSVAVVPVVHRNSVIAVIELGTLGAFVEEQIVFLDTLLPLVALNMEILSGSIATQELLQKTQAQTQALAASEQQLLARKNELEESRAALEQIEERSRLILSSIKDGICGLDSSGIVAFANNAAGTMLGYAVEELLGKLMHTAVHYAHEDGTEYPWSECHIYRTTQDGKSRNITDEVLWRKDGTCFHVEYTTNPIYKNGVMVGIVVVFRDITERIRSEMAINKANFLADTALALSKAGYWHVPLDGSGWYNSSERAAAIFGDIPNPDLRYHIMDDWFLHVREGNEEAANAALKNFNDAVAGIIPVHDSVYAYKRPIDGIVVWIHSLGNVIRNAHGKPTDMYGVTQDITEFIRAQEEIRAAKEIAEEATKMKSDFLANMSHEIRTPMNAIIGMSHLALQTELTTKQRNYIEKVESAAKNLLGIINDILDFSKIEAGKMQFERHDFLLEDVLEHLADLSIIKAQEKGLELLFNIDTSVPTALVGDSLRLGQVLINLTNNAIKFTEKGEIIISVTKEADEPDGVRLYFGVADTGVGLSVEQQNKLFKAFSQADSSTTRKYGGTGLGLTISKRLVEMMDGQIAVKSEPGVGSTFYFTAKFGLQSAQRHLAATTEDAKGLHILVVDDNARAREIFKTMLTSLRFESTAVSSGTEAIAELERAALQNMPYGLVLMDWSMPGMDGVETIRRIRSDTRLANTPAFVMVTAYSRDELLQQTTDVKIDGLLVKPVSPSTLLDSILSALGKEVVHGTRKHKRQADYRLAEKSLSGAYVLLVEDNEVNQELALEILQEAGIRVDVAVNGLQSLEKVKAKKYDAVLMDCQMPVMDGFEATRSIRQDDSLKDLPVIAMTANAMAGDREKCIHSGMNDHIAKPIDVGQLFTTLAQWIKPKVDISVITQLSKTYEDGLPDIAGLDLKTAISRVGGKAGLLIKLITRFAETQSDVMSRIKTAIACNDFETATREAHTVKGLAGNIGANEMFDVAAAVEGMLHKGLTDELPQALESMELTLKGLLLRISSAVSSPVKESIEVSAGSTLTQIDMSAFTSEVKKFAALLADDDSSATDMVDGITEKLTACGAGAVAKQIKALISRFEFEDALEKLKEVSASIGVEL; this is translated from the coding sequence ATGAAAAATAGTAACTTAAAAAAATATTTTGAAAACATGACAGTATCCAGTCGTATGATGGTATTTACCTGCATATTGACAGCCATCTTTTTATTTACGGGTTTTTCAGGGTTCCCACAGCTTGGGGCTATCTCAGGAATCATTATACTTATCGTGCTGTCATACTTATTCACAGGTTCGCTTAAGCGCCCGCTAAAGGCGTTTTATGAGAGCATTATCGGGTTGTCGGAAGGGAAATTAAATGATGATATTCCATATCACGGTTTAAATAATGAATTTGGCAGAATAGGCGTCGCTCTTGAGGCGCTGAGGCAGATTGATATCAAAGAAGCGAAGAAAACATGGATGAAGGAATCTGTTACAGAGATCGCTCAGTCACTTCAAAAATGTACAACTTATGCCGATTTTGGCAATGAGCTGACTTCAAAAATCGCCCCTGTTATGGGGATTATTTATGGGGCATATTATGTTAGTAATGAGGCTCGCACAGAGCTGAAATGGGTGGGTGGCTATGCCTGCGGTGATACCGCTGCCATGCGCTCCTTTGCTTGGGGTGAGGGTGTAATCGGGCAAGTTGCATGTGATAAGGCAACCAGAGAATTATCGTTTTCCTCCGGTCAGGTTGTATCTACTCACATCGGGCCTGGCGCTTTGTTTGTCTCCTCCGTTGCAGTTGTTCCTGTTGTGCACCGCAATAGCGTAATTGCAGTTATTGAGCTTGGCACTCTTGGGGCATTTGTTGAAGAACAGATTGTTTTTCTTGATACTCTGCTTCCACTTGTGGCTTTAAACATGGAGATTCTATCGGGTAGCATTGCAACTCAGGAATTGCTTCAAAAAACTCAGGCACAGACACAGGCACTGGCTGCATCCGAGCAACAACTACTTGCGCGCAAGAACGAGTTGGAGGAAAGCAGGGCGGCACTGGAGCAAATCGAGGAGCGCAGCCGTCTGATTCTCTCTTCAATAAAGGATGGGATTTGCGGCCTTGACAGCTCAGGTATTGTAGCTTTTGCCAACAATGCCGCCGGTACAATGCTGGGATATGCTGTGGAGGAACTCCTAGGCAAACTGATGCACACCGCTGTCCACTATGCCCACGAGGACGGCACTGAGTATCCGTGGAGTGAGTGCCACATATACCGTACTACCCAAGACGGTAAAAGCCGTAATATCACAGATGAGGTACTGTGGCGCAAGGATGGCACCTGTTTCCATGTCGAATATACTACTAATCCGATTTATAAAAACGGCGTTATGGTTGGCATAGTGGTTGTCTTCAGGGATATTACCGAGCGTATCCGCAGCGAGATGGCAATTAATAAAGCAAATTTCCTTGCAGATACTGCACTAGCGCTTTCAAAAGCCGGCTACTGGCATGTTCCCCTTGACGGCTCCGGATGGTACAACTCATCAGAGCGTGCGGCTGCCATATTCGGTGATATTCCAAACCCAGACCTCCGTTACCATATCATGGATGACTGGTTTTTACATGTGCGGGAAGGCAATGAGGAGGCGGCTAATGCTGCGCTTAAGAATTTCAATGACGCCGTTGCCGGAATTATCCCCGTCCATGACAGCGTTTATGCCTATAAACGCCCGATTGATGGGATAGTTGTATGGATACACTCTCTTGGTAACGTGATAAGAAACGCTCATGGCAAACCTACCGATATGTATGGAGTTACTCAGGACATTACTGAATTCATAAGAGCACAGGAGGAAATAAGGGCAGCTAAAGAAATCGCCGAGGAGGCGACAAAGATGAAATCCGATTTTCTTGCCAATATGAGCCACGAAATTCGCACTCCGATGAATGCCATTATCGGTATGTCTCATTTGGCGCTCCAAACAGAACTAACCACAAAACAGCGTAATTATATAGAAAAAGTTGAATCGGCGGCAAAGAATCTGCTTGGTATAATAAACGATATTCTCGATTTTTCTAAAATTGAAGCCGGTAAAATGCAGTTTGAGCGGCACGATTTTCTTTTGGAGGATGTCTTAGAGCATTTGGCCGACCTGTCAATCATAAAAGCTCAGGAAAAAGGCCTTGAACTGCTGTTTAATATAGATACCAGTGTTCCTACCGCCCTTGTCGGAGATTCACTGAGACTGGGTCAGGTATTAATTAATCTCACAAACAATGCCATCAAGTTTACTGAAAAGGGAGAGATTATTATAAGTGTTACAAAAGAGGCCGATGAGCCTGATGGGGTGCGTTTATACTTTGGTGTGGCAGACACAGGGGTTGGGCTTAGTGTGGAGCAACAAAATAAGCTTTTTAAGGCTTTTTCACAAGCTGACAGCTCAACGACCCGCAAGTACGGTGGCACCGGCTTAGGACTTACAATCAGTAAGCGGCTGGTTGAGATGATGGACGGACAAATTGCCGTAAAGAGTGAGCCCGGTGTCGGCAGCACTTTTTATTTTACCGCAAAATTTGGTCTTCAGTCAGCACAAAGGCACTTAGCAGCCACAACTGAAGATGCTAAAGGACTTCACATACTGGTTGTGGATGATAATGCAAGAGCACGGGAAATTTTCAAAACCATGCTGACCTCTCTGAGGTTTGAATCCACTGCCGTAAGCAGCGGTACAGAGGCTATAGCTGAGCTTGAGCGGGCGGCTCTTCAAAACATGCCATACGGACTTGTACTTATGGACTGGAGCATGCCAGGGATGGACGGAGTTGAAACAATCCGCCGTATTCGTTCCGATACAAGGTTAGCCAATACGCCGGCCTTTGTCATGGTTACAGCCTATAGCCGTGATGAGCTGCTACAACAAACAACTGATGTAAAAATTGACGGACTGCTGGTTAAGCCGGTAAGTCCCTCCACATTGCTTGACAGCATCCTGTCGGCTCTTGGTAAAGAGGTTGTTCATGGTACCCGCAAGCATAAGCGACAGGCTGATTACCGGCTGGCCGAAAAATCACTGAGCGGGGCATACGTGCTCCTTGTCGAGGACAACGAGGTTAATCAGGAATTAGCCCTTGAAATACTTCAGGAGGCCGGAATTAGGGTTGATGTTGCCGTAAATGGCCTGCAATCTCTGGAAAAAGTAAAGGCCAAAAAGTATGACGCCGTTTTGATGGACTGCCAGATGCCGGTTATGGACGGTTTTGAGGCTACTCGTTCTATCAGACAGGATGATAGTTTAAAGGATCTTCCTGTAATTGCCATGACCGCCAATGCAATGGCCGGAGACCGTGAAAAATGTATACACTCCGGTATGAACGACCACATAGCAAAACCCATAGATGTGGGACAGCTCTTTACCACCCTAGCACAGTGGATAAAACCAAAAGTGGATATCTCTGTCATTACACAATTGTCAAAAACTTATGAAGACGGCCTGCCTGATATTGCAGGCCTTGATTTAAAAACAGCCATCAGCCGTGTTGGGGGGAAAGCCGGTTTATTAATAAAACTGATAACACGTTTTGCAGAGACACAATCAGATGTTATGAGCAGGATAAAGACGGCTATAGCCTGCAATGATTTTGAAACTGCAACCCGTGAGGCGCATACTGTTAAGGGATTGGCCGGCAATATCGGAGCAAATGAGATGTTTGATGTTGCGGCAGCTGTTGAGGGAATGCTGCATAAAGGACTGACAGACGAGCTCCCTCAGGCTTTAGAGTCAATGGAGTTAACACTCAAAGGCCTGCTTCTGAGAATTTCCAGTGCAGTGTCCTCCCCCGTTAAGGAATCAATAGAGGTCTCTGCCGGAAGTACGCTTACACAAATTGACATGAGTGCATTTACAAGTGAAGTAAAGAAGTTTGCAGCACTGCTTGCCGATGACGATTCAAGTGCAACTGACATGGTGGATGGTATTACGGAAAAACTAACGGCTTGCGGAGCCGGGGCTGTAGCTAAACAGATAAAAGCACTTATCTCAAGATTTGAATTTGAAGACGCCCTTGAGAAATTGAAAGAGGTATCAGCCTCTATTGGAGTTGAGCTATAA
- a CDS encoding CDP-alcohol phosphatidyltransferase family protein — translation MTRIVAIPFFAALLIYREYRWALIIFVLASITDALDGLIARLMKKQTQLGKFLDPTADKFLLVTSYVLFSYYGWIPTWLTICIISRDLIVVVGWGLLYMVHHVVFVKPSVFGKSAIAFQMVLVAYVLLKINFQSYFPNPKLLVIATAVLTVVSGLHYLYKGFMYSNG, via the coding sequence ATGACGAGGATAGTGGCAATTCCTTTTTTTGCCGCATTGTTGATATACAGGGAATATCGGTGGGCGCTTATTATATTTGTCTTAGCCTCGATAACGGATGCGCTGGATGGGCTGATAGCACGTCTTATGAAAAAACAAACTCAGCTTGGTAAGTTTTTAGATCCGACGGCAGATAAGTTTTTGCTTGTAACCTCATATGTACTTTTTTCGTATTACGGGTGGATTCCCACATGGCTGACAATCTGTATAATAAGCAGGGACTTAATAGTGGTTGTGGGCTGGGGGCTGCTCTATATGGTACATCACGTGGTGTTTGTAAAACCGTCTGTTTTTGGTAAATCGGCAATAGCATTTCAGATGGTGTTAGTGGCGTATGTGCTGTTAAAAATAAATTTTCAGAGTTATTTTCCTAATCCAAAACTGCTTGTTATAGCAACAGCGGTACTTACAGTGGTTTCCGGACTTCATTACCTTTACAAGGGGTTTATGTATAGCAATGGGTGA
- a CDS encoding bacteriohemerythrin, whose translation MSLVTWSESLSVHVKEFDGQHQKLVQLLNDVYDAVAAKKGNDVLRKVLGDLIDYTKYHFETEEKYMDTYGYPEGLKHKQEHKDLTDKVLDFHGKFVAGKAIVDILVMNFLQEWLVKHILDSDKKYGLYLNTKGVS comes from the coding sequence ATGTCATTAGTAACGTGGTCAGAGAGTTTAAGCGTACATGTAAAAGAATTTGATGGACAACATCAGAAACTTGTCCAGCTTTTAAATGATGTTTACGACGCTGTAGCCGCAAAAAAGGGTAACGATGTATTAAGAAAAGTGCTTGGTGATCTGATAGATTATACAAAGTACCATTTTGAGACTGAAGAGAAGTATATGGACACATACGGCTACCCTGAAGGTCTCAAACATAAGCAGGAGCACAAGGATTTAACAGATAAGGTGTTGGATTTCCATGGTAAGTTTGTAGCAGGTAAGGCTATTGTGGATATCCTAGTGATGAACTTCCTTCAGGAGTGGCTGGTAAAACATATCCTTGACAGCGATAAAAAATATGGCCTTTATTTAAACACCAAAGGAGTATCGTAA